The following proteins are encoded in a genomic region of Neurospora crassa OR74A linkage group VI, whole genome shotgun sequence:
- a CDS encoding riboflavin kinase, with the protein MSLPNPDNRPLLIGPPTGPEAPFPFRMEGEVISGFGRGSKELGIPTANLPVDDENAWIKNIDSGIYFGWASLKLPASHPNSVLYQKPPTSEPVMMDPVQQQQQQQQQQRNQQQQQEGGVGSAQQEKLVDQETGQWQIYPMVMSIGYNPFYKNTVRSAEVHVLGEFAADFYGVGMRLLITGFIRNEKDYSGLEALIADIHFDCEVARHSLARKGWRVRELGVKEGEEEGELDGSWLVR; encoded by the coding sequence ATGTCCCTCCCGAACCCAGACAACCGCCCGCTCCTAATTGGGCCTCCCACCGGGCCTGAggcccccttccccttccgcATGGAGGGCGAAGTCATTTCCGGCTTTGGCCGCGGCTCCAAAGAGCTCGGCATCCCGACCGCCAACCTGCCCGTCGACGACGAAAACGCCTGGATCAAGAACATCGACTCGGGCATCTATTTCGGCTGGGCATCGCTCAAGTTGCCCGCTTCGCATCCCAACTCAGTCTTGTACCAGAAACCTCCCACTTCCGagccggtgatgatggaccctgttcagcagcagcagcagcagcagcagcagcaacgaaatcaacaacaacaacaagaaggggGAGTTGGATCAGCCCAACAGGAAAAACTTGTGGACCAAGAAACCGGCCAGTGGCAGATTTACCCCATGGTCATGTCCATAGGCTACAACCCCTTCTACAAGAACACGGTGCGCTCGGCCGAGGTACATGTTTTGGGGGAGTTCGCGGCTGATTTCTACGGGGTGGGGATGAGGCTTTTGATTACGGGCTTCATCCGTAACGAGAAGGATTACAGCGGGCTGGAGGCGTTGATTGCTGATATCCACTTTGATTGTGAGGTTGCCCGGCACAGTTTGGCTAGGAAGGGGTGGAGAGTGAGGGAATTGGGTGTgaaagagggggaagaggagggtgaaTTGGATGGAAGTTGGTTGGTGAGGTGA
- a CDS encoding mRNA cap guanine-N7 methyltransferase, with protein MSGYDGYTSYRSTRKRQRSESPYDDDRNGRNEDRRYKSARHDEDEDDNDVLPQPFDARKLAPAKRTQTPTTSGEPRKQKRPGQRARITEAEREQIRQRQMERERQAQREAEAAAEAERRNAVNDVVRAHYNAVPERGRDWRKTDSRIKGLRSFNNWVKSCIIQKFSPDEDHSPGARERGISSNNQLLVLDIGCGKGGDLGKWQQAPQPVELYVGLDPADVSIDQARDRYRSMVARGGHGGRGGRGGYNRRQPPLFEARFHVKDCYGESIEDIDIIRQVGFASSNIGGPSHRGFDVVSMMFCMHYAFETEAKARQMLKNVAGALKKGGRFIGCIPNSDVISSRVEEFNKRLAEQQKAKEDQAQPSVETDGNTPKESIPNGDEKLSSDQAQRKPTPEEGEASEQTPKPDEDKEEGELEEGELEPTSEPKPPSDPTIAEWGNDIYRVRFNGPTPADGIFRPPFGWKYNFFLHEAVEEVPEYVVPWEAFRALAEDYNLELQYHKTFTDVWETEKDDRELGPLSERMGVRDRMSGKLLVSPEEMEAASFYVAFCFYKV; from the coding sequence ATGTCAGGCTACGATGGTTACACCAGTTATAGGTCCACTCGCAAGAGGCAACGCTCAGAATCGCCCTACGACGACGACCGCAATGGCCGCAACGAAGACCGTCGATACAAGTCTGCGAGGCatgacgaagatgaggacgacAACGATGTCCTCCCACAGCCGTTTGATGCCCGCAAGTTAGCTCCGGCCAAGAGAACACAAACCCCCACTACCAGCGGCGAGCCTAGAAAGCAGAAGCGGCCTGGCCAACGTGCCCGCATCACGGAAGCCGAGCGCGAACAGATTCGTCAACGTCAGATGGAGCGCGAGCGCCAGGCTCAGCGGGAGGCAGAAGCGGCCGCCGAAGCTGAGCGCCGCAACGCGGTCAATGACGTCGTACGTGCCCATTACAATGCTGTGCCCGAGCGTGGCCGTGACTGGCGTAAGACGGACAGTCGCATCAAAGGTCTCCGCTCCTTCAACAACTGGGTCAAGAGCTGTATCATCCAGAAGTTTTCTCCTGACGAAGACCACTCGCCTGGCGCTCGTGAGCGGGGAATCAGTTCGAACAATCAGCTGTTGGTGCTCGACATTGGATGCGGCAAGGGCGGTGATTTGGGCAAATGGCAGCAGGCGCCACAGCCCGTAGAGCTCTATGTTGGGCTGGACCCAGCAGATGTCTCTATCGACCAGGCGCGCGATCGGTATCGAAGTATGGTGGCTCGTGGCGGTCATGGCGGCAGGGGTGGACGGGGTGGCTATAATAGGAGACAGCCGCCACTCTTTGAGGCGCGATTCCACGTCAAGGACTGCTATGGCGAGTCGATTGAGGACATTGACATTATCCGGCAGGTCGGGTTCGCGTCGTCCAACATTGGTGGCCCCAGCCATCGGGGCTTTGATGTGGTCAGCATGATGTTTTGCATGCACTACGCCTTTGAGACGGAGGCGAAGGCGCGGCAGATGCTGAAGAACGTGGCCGGTGCACTGAAGAAGGGTGGTCGGTTCATAGGATGTATCCCGAACTCGGACGTCATCAGCTCAAGAGTGGAAGAGTTCAACAAGCGATTGGCAGAGCAgcagaaggccaaggaggatcAGGCTCAACCGAGTGTTGAGACCGACGGAAACACGCCCAAGGAATCAATTCCCAACGGAGATGAAAAGCTCTCATCAGATCAAGCACAGAGGAAGCCAACTCCAGAAGAGGGCGAGGCCTCGGAACAAACCCCCAAACCTGACGAGgacaaggaagaaggggagctGGAGGAAGGCGAGCTTGAACCTACTTCGGAACCCAAACCACCCTCCGACCCAACCATCGCAGAATGGGGTAACGACATTTACCGCGTGCGGTTCAACGGCCCCACGCCTGCTGACGGAATCTTCCGCCCTCCGTTCGGGTGGAAGTACAACTTCTTCCTTCATGAGGCCGTCGAGGAGGTCCCCGAATACGTGGTTCCCTGGGAGGCCTTCCGTGCGCTTGCGGAGGATTATAACTTGGAGTTGCAGTACCACAAAACTTTCACGGACGTGTGGGAGACGGAGAAGGATGACCGTGAACTGGGGCCCCTGAGCGAGAGGATGGGGGTCAGGGATAGGATGAGCGGAAAGTTGTTGGTAAGCCcagaggagatggaggcggCGAGCTTCTACGTTGCTTTTTGCTTCTACAAGGTTTGA
- the rpn-7 gene encoding proteasome regulatory particle produces the protein MGSDPQYAKWPLLPLAQHVFTLTNPYAARPAQQAAVKNLQDAITEHKMAPFYRYLAHPTEGVLNSVGEGGSNTAGAGRLGRKSSIAAGMIATHKPTTSLSLPWDENLYQQLQAENEKELEEFQKEEDEAVEKAGDTEIQAAKGKRAEFWARVGDKEKAIAAHQDLLEKTSILGTKIDLVLALIRLGLFFGDKQLVQKTVERAKSLVESGGDWDRRNRLKAYEGLHLLTVRNYSGAAPLLLDSLSTFTSYELCTYSNLVVYAVLAGSVSLKRVDFKSKVVDAPEIKAILGDGEDKLLALTGAISAGPGADASMQDADNAPVAARTAVVNLTTLGSSTEQPEAEMAVDFDPLAQLVSSLYNGRYKLFFQALALVEEQFLTQDRYLHEHKNWFIREMRLRAYQQLLQSYRVVGLDSMANDFGVTVDFLDRDLAKFIAAGRIPCTIDRVNGKGVIETNRPDDKNKQYQDVVRQGDQLITKLQKYGQAVRLRGSERA, from the exons ATGGGCTCCGATCCTCAATACGCGAAATGGCCTCTGCTGCCCCTCGCCCAGCATGTCTTCACCCTCACAAACCCCTACGCCGCCCGCCCTGCCCAACAAGCGGCCGTTAAGAACCTTCAAGATGCCATCACCGAGCACAAGATGGCGCCCTTTTACCGATACCTCGCGCACCCTACCGAGGGTGTCCTTAACTCTGTTGGGGAAGGCGGCTCCAACACTGCCGGTGCCGGAAGGTTGGGTAGGAAGAGCAGCATCGCCGCCGGCATGATCGCGACCCACAAACCCACCACAAGCTTAAGCCTACCGTGGGATGAGAACCTGTACCAGCAGCTGCAGGCCGAGAACGAGAAGGAGCTTGAGGAGTTccaaaaagaggaagatgaggctGTCGAGAAGGCGGGAGACACAGAGATCCAGGCTGCCAAGGGAAAGAGGGCCGAGTTCTGGGCCCGAGTTGGCGATAAG GAAAAAGCCATCGCCGCGCACCAAGATCTGCTCGAGAAGACGAGCATTCTAGGTACCAAGATCGATCTCGTCCTCGCCTTAATCCGCCTCGGCCTCTTCTTTGGCGACAAGCAGCTAGTCCAGAAGACTGTCGAGCGCGCCAAGTCGCTTGTCGAATCGGGCGGCGACTGGGACCGTCGCAACCGCCTCAAGGCCTACGAGGGTCTGCACTTGCTCACCGTGCGCAACTACAGCGGCGCCGCCCCCTTGCTCCTCGACAGTCTGTCCACCTTTACCTCGTACGAACTCTGCACCTACAGCAACCTGGTGGTCTACGCCGTGCTCGCCGGTTCCGTCTCGCTCAAGCGCGTCGACTTCAAGTCCAAGGTCGTGGACGCCCCCGAGATCAAGGCGATTCTTGGCGACGGAGAGGACAAGCTGCTCGCACTGACCGGCGCCATCTCGGCCGGCCCGGGAGCCGACGCCTCGATGCAGGACGCCGATAACGCCCCCGTGGCGGCCCGGACGGCTGTAGTTAACCTGACCACGCTCGGCAGCAGCACGGAACAGCCTGAGGCGGAGATGGCGGTCGACTTTGACCCGCTCGCGCAGCTGGTTAGCAGCCTGTACAACGGCCGGTACAAGCTCTTCTTCCAGGCGCTGGCCCTGGTGGAGGAGCAATTCCTCACCCAGGACCGCTACCTGCACGAGCATAAGAACTGGTTCATCCGCGAGATGCGCCTGCGCGCGTACCAGCAACTGCTGCAGAGCTATCGCGTTGTGGGACTGGATAGCATGGCCAACGACTTTGGTGTTACCGTGGATTTCTTGGATCG TGACCTAGCAAAGTTCATCGCCGCCGGCCGTATTCCCTGCACCATCGACCGCGTCAATGGCAAGGGTGTTATCGAGACCAACCGGCCCGACGACAAGAACAAGCAGTATCAGGACGTGGTTCGCCAGGGTGACCAGCTGATTACCAAGCTGCAGAAGTACGGACAGGCTGTTCGGTTGAGGGGAAGCGAAAGGGCGTAG
- the ala gene encoding alanine aminotransferase codes for MAAGLSNALKTARHRLPSAAVRNYSIPVQQSAWGPATCGASGLDSSSGRAAPLFKSHNTPPVIHSFTQQTRFQSFTQIRKMSSSNSRRLNIDNINPHVRAAKYAVRGELAVKSEEFRAALLRGTSDIPFSQVISANIGNPQQLDQKPITFFRQVLSLLENPLLLEHEDVLINHLGYKTDVIERAKWFLKNVGSVGAYSASNGAPAIRQHIAEFLERRDGFPANWQDIYLSAGASSGVNTLLHIICADEKSGILVPIPQYPLYTASLSILNATCVPYLLDESKNWGTDINTIKESYQKAKDAGVDTRAIVIINPGNPTGASLSEEDIRAVLEFARQERLVVLADEVYQTNVFIGEFISFKRVLRQLQKENPDGKYDCVELASLHSISKGMVGECGHRGGYFELVNFDPEVQAEIYKFVSIMLCAPVIGQCLVELMVNPPKPGEPSYELYEKEYRGIYEGMRERANALHKAFEQMEGVECGAPQGAMYLFPTINLPPKAAEAAAKEGRTPDEFYCMKLLEATGVCVVPGSGFGQKEGSLHFRTTFLAPGTEWVGSIVKFHKEFMDQYR; via the exons ATGGCTGCCGGACTGTCAAACGCCCTCAAGACCGCCCGTCACCGGCTGCCGAGCGCGGCCGTGAGAAATTATTCAATCCCTGTTCAGCAGTCGGCGTGGGGTCCGGCGACATGCGGAG CTTCCGGCCTTGACTCCTCCTCGGGACGCGCTGCCCCGCTGTTCAAGTCTCATAATACCCCGCCGGTTATTCACTCGTTCACTCAGCAAACTCGGTTCCAGTCCTTCACCCAGATTCGCAAAATGTCGTCCTCCAACTCCCGCCGTCTCAACATTGACAACATCAACCCGCACGTTAGAGCGGCCAAGTACGCTGTGCGCGGTGAGCTTGCCGTCAAGTCCGAGGAGTTCCGGGCCGCCCTCCTCCGTGGAACCTCCGACATCCCCTTCAGCCAGGTCATCTCGGCCAACATCGGCAACCCCCAGCAGCTTGACCAGAAGCCCATCACCTTTTTCCGCCAGGTCCTCAGTCTCCTCGAGAACCCTCTGCTTCTCGAGCATGAGGACgtcctcatcaaccacctCGGCTACAAGACTGATGTCATTGAGCGCGCCAAGTGGTTCCTCAAGAATGTTGGCTCCGTAGGAGCTTACAGTGCCAGCAACGGCGCCCCTGCCATCAGACAGCACATTGCAGAGTTCCTCGAGA GGCGCGATGGCTTCCCTGCCAACTGGCAAGACATCTACCTCTCTGCCGGTGCTTCTTCGGGAGTCAACACCCTCCTGCACATCATCTGCGCCGATGAGAAGAGCGGCATCCTGGTTCCCATCCCCCAGTACCCTCTCTACACCGCCTCGCTCTCCATCCTGAACGCCACCTGCGTTCCCTACCTCCTCGATGAGTCCAAGAACTGGGGCAccgacatcaacaccatcaaggAGTCGTACCAAAAGGCCAAGGACGCCGGCGTCGACACTCGcgccatcgtcatcatcaaccccGGCAACCCCACCGGCGCCTCCCTCTCCGAGGAGGACATCCGCGCCGTCCTCGAGTTCGCGCGCCAGGAGCGCCTTGTCGTCCTCGCCGACGAAGTCTACCAGACCAACGTCTTCATCGGCGAGTTCATCTCGTTCAAGCGCGTGCTCCGCCAGTTGCAGAAGGAGAACCCCGACGGCAAGTACGACTGCGTCGAGCTGGCTTCCCTCCACTCCATTTCCAAGGGCATGGTGGGCGAGTGCGGCCACCGCGGTGGCTACTTTGAGCTGGTCAACTTTGATCCCGAAGTCCAGGCTGAAATCTACAAGTTCGTCAGCATCATGCTCTGCGCGCCTGTCATTGGCCAGTGCCTGGTCGAGCTGATGGTCAATCCGCCCAAGCCCGGCGAGCCCTCCTACGAGCTCTACGAGAAGGAGTACCGCGGCATCTACGAGGGCATGAGGGAGCGCGCCAACGCTCTCCACAAGGCGTTTGAGCAGATGGAGGGCGTCGAGTGCGGTGCTCCCCAGGGTGCCATGTACCTCTTCCCTACCATCAACTTGCCCcccaaggccgccgaggcCGCCGCCAAGGAGGGCCGTACCCCCGACGAGTTCTACTGCATGAAGCTCCTCGAGGCTACCGGCGTCTGCGTTGTTCCTGGTTCTGGGTTCGGTCAGAAGGAGGGTAGCTTGCACTTCCGCACTACCTTCCTTGCTCCTGGTACCGAGTGGGTTGGCAGCATTGTCAAGTTCCACAAGGAGTTCATGGATCAATATCGTTGA